From a single Thermoplasmata archaeon genomic region:
- a CDS encoding methyltransferase domain-containing protein has translation MEYDPEIRIESDPDVYPPSDDSILFIQSLDVKEGEKVLEIGCGSGVVSIHCAKNGCDVTCGDINPKAVELTRRNAELNGVSLDVHETDVYSDIKDRFDTILFNLPYLPVDEDGLLARSWSGGPDGLGPLPDLLEGAPEHLTGNGRIVIVISSLMDTQALWDLLDRYEVSTLGELKLFFEKLAVLQIKSKA, from the coding sequence ATGGAATACGATCCCGAGATACGCATCGAGAGCGACCCCGACGTCTATCCGCCTTCGGACGACAGCATCCTCTTCATCCAATCGTTGGATGTGAAGGAAGGGGAGAAGGTACTCGAGATCGGATGCGGTTCGGGAGTGGTCTCCATACACTGCGCCAAGAACGGATGCGATGTCACCTGCGGCGACATAAACCCGAAGGCCGTGGAGCTGACAAGGAGGAACGCTGAACTGAACGGCGTATCGCTGGATGTCCATGAGACCGACGTCTATTCCGATATCAAAGACAGGTTCGATACCATCTTATTCAACCTGCCTTACCTTCCCGTCGATGAGGACGGCCTCTTGGCAAGGTCTTGGTCTGGAGGGCCTGACGGACTAGGTCCCCTCCCCGACCTCCTTGAAGGAGCGCCGGAGCACCTGACGGGAAACGGCAGGATAGTTATCGTCATCTCTTCCCTGATGGACACCCAGGCTCTCTGGGACCTCCTGGATAGATATGAAGTATCGACATTGGGTGAGCTCAAACTGTTCTTCGAGAAACTAGCCGTATTGCAGATCAAATCAAAAGCGTGA